One part of the Terrimicrobium sacchariphilum genome encodes these proteins:
- a CDS encoding alkaline phosphatase, with the protein MGVVKIDLPMTTITQPFRHALAGLILGGICLFGAPFVHAEANKKLDGIVLIISDGTSLELITTTRDYALGADGKLAWDQFPATAFVRTYSASDLVTDSSAGATAMARGIKAINGVVGQAAPDSASGPASILDLAKAKGWSTGVVSDDSVTGATPASFLVEHRSRAQYDLIADKILDQFGKRVDIVLGGGYKWFSDRSADPAVKYKENQPAQVRKNAEKREQSNVAYFDDWSAFVEARKGDKPVLGTFFPDAFPYYADGTRTLRLRDMVGEAVKFLKAGGKPYLLVAEAGLPDKACHANNAKRAITEVLELDATLDWLKKNAGPNVLIIVTTDHNTGGLIFNGPPAPLRIKGDALLGKNPVSEHPYLTWASGPGANPPKPDATPVAEDHFEATQPALLPRGSAYHTGGDVWLVADGPGSEAIHGSIDNTDIYRIIAKEISEN; encoded by the coding sequence ATGGGGGTAGTAAAGATCGACCTTCCGATGACCACCATCACCCAGCCCTTTCGCCATGCCCTGGCGGGTCTCATTCTCGGGGGAATCTGCCTTTTCGGGGCCCCTTTTGTTCACGCCGAGGCGAACAAGAAGCTCGATGGCATTGTCCTCATTATTTCCGATGGAACGTCCCTGGAATTGATCACCACCACCCGAGACTATGCCCTGGGGGCCGATGGCAAGCTCGCCTGGGATCAATTTCCCGCCACGGCATTTGTCCGCACGTACTCCGCATCCGATCTCGTGACGGATTCCAGCGCGGGAGCGACGGCCATGGCGCGAGGAATCAAAGCGATCAACGGAGTGGTCGGCCAGGCCGCACCTGACTCGGCCTCCGGCCCGGCGAGCATCCTCGACCTCGCCAAGGCCAAAGGATGGTCGACCGGGGTGGTCAGCGATGATTCCGTCACGGGAGCCACACCGGCATCGTTCCTCGTCGAGCATCGCAGCCGCGCCCAGTATGACCTGATCGCCGACAAAATCCTCGATCAGTTCGGCAAACGGGTCGATATCGTGCTCGGTGGGGGTTACAAGTGGTTCAGCGACCGCTCGGCCGATCCCGCGGTCAAGTACAAGGAAAACCAGCCCGCCCAGGTACGAAAGAATGCCGAGAAGAGGGAGCAATCCAACGTGGCGTACTTCGACGACTGGAGCGCCTTCGTAGAGGCCAGGAAGGGGGATAAACCCGTACTCGGTACCTTTTTCCCGGATGCCTTCCCCTACTACGCGGATGGCACCCGCACTTTGCGGCTGCGTGACATGGTCGGCGAGGCGGTGAAGTTCCTCAAAGCCGGCGGCAAGCCGTACCTCCTCGTGGCCGAGGCAGGGCTTCCCGATAAAGCCTGCCATGCCAACAATGCCAAGCGCGCCATCACGGAAGTGCTGGAACTGGATGCCACCCTGGACTGGCTGAAGAAGAACGCCGGGCCGAATGTCCTGATCATCGTCACCACCGACCACAACACCGGCGGGCTGATCTTCAATGGCCCCCCGGCGCCGCTACGAATCAAGGGCGATGCCCTGCTGGGGAAAAACCCGGTCAGCGAGCACCCCTATCTCACCTGGGCCAGTGGTCCGGGAGCGAATCCACCGAAGCCGGATGCCACGCCTGTAGCCGAGGACCACTTTGAGGCGACCCAGCCTGCCTTGCTGCCGCGCGGATCGGCCTATCACACCGGCGGCGATGTATGGCTGGTGGCTGATGGACCGGGGTCGGAAGCGATCCATGGGTCCATCGACAACACGGATATCTACCGCATCATCGCGAAGGAAATCTCGGAGAACTGA
- a CDS encoding glutamine synthetase beta-grasp domain-containing protein has product MAKYKLEYIWLDGYEPVANLRGKTQIKEFDSFPTLEELPLWGFDGSSTKQAEGHSSDCVLKPVAVFPDATKTNGVLVMCEVLLPDGTPHPTNARATIVDDPDTWFGFEQEYFLYQDGRPLGFPREGYPEPQGKYYTGVGYSAVGDIAREIVDTHLDLCLEAGINHEGINAEVAKGQWEFQVFGKGSKTAADQVWMARYLLLRLCEKYGVDVNFHCKPLGKDLDWNGSGMHSNFSTKYMREVGGKEYFEALMAAFDKYKNEHIAVYGPDNHLRLTGLHETQSIDKFNYGVANRGASIRVPHSFVNNGYKGYLEDRRPNSAGDPYKIASRILQTIATVPTP; this is encoded by the coding sequence ATGGCGAAGTACAAACTGGAATACATCTGGCTCGATGGTTACGAGCCGGTGGCCAATCTCCGTGGCAAAACCCAGATCAAGGAATTTGACTCTTTCCCGACTCTTGAGGAGCTCCCGCTCTGGGGCTTCGACGGCAGCTCGACGAAGCAGGCCGAGGGTCACAGCTCGGATTGCGTGCTGAAGCCCGTTGCAGTTTTCCCCGACGCCACCAAGACCAATGGCGTCCTCGTCATGTGCGAAGTGCTCCTTCCGGACGGCACCCCGCACCCGACCAACGCTCGCGCCACCATCGTGGACGACCCGGATACCTGGTTCGGCTTCGAGCAGGAGTATTTCCTTTATCAGGACGGCCGCCCGCTCGGCTTCCCGCGTGAGGGTTATCCCGAGCCGCAGGGCAAGTACTACACCGGCGTCGGCTACAGCGCCGTGGGCGACATCGCCCGTGAAATCGTCGACACTCACCTCGACCTCTGTCTCGAGGCCGGCATCAACCACGAAGGCATCAACGCCGAAGTGGCCAAGGGCCAGTGGGAGTTCCAGGTTTTCGGCAAGGGCTCCAAGACCGCTGCTGACCAGGTGTGGATGGCTCGTTACCTCCTCCTCCGTCTTTGCGAAAAGTACGGTGTGGACGTGAACTTCCATTGCAAGCCGCTCGGCAAGGATCTCGACTGGAACGGCTCCGGCATGCACTCCAACTTCTCGACCAAGTACATGCGTGAAGTCGGTGGCAAGGAGTACTTCGAGGCCCTCATGGCTGCCTTCGACAAGTACAAGAACGAGCACATCGCCGTTTACGGCCCGGACAACCACCTCCGTCTCACTGGTCTCCACGAGACCCAGTCGATCGACAAGTTCAACTACGGTGTGGCCAACCGCGGTGCTTCCATCCGCGTCCCGCACAGCTTCGTCAACAACGGCTACAAGGGCTACCTCGAAGACCGTCGTCCGAACTCCGCTGGCGATCCGTACAAGATCGCGAGCCGTATTCTCCAGACGATTGCCACGGTCCCGACCCCGTAA